A genomic window from Leishmania braziliensis MHOM/BR/75/M2904 complete genome, chromosome 19 includes:
- a CDS encoding putative kinesin yields the protein MLAPLSARSTSRRASFAESLSARRASSSAHSARPHLTSVPRSQRSDSICATPTRYRSEVSASARQLRNDVYESPATTKANAMKVYIRVRPFSEREIAQKVTPHSTVRIDAENPCVITILEPARAFRPLSTHIFNCCFWSVFENAKDGVEGDQSDIRNGVDTFLNGGMNSARRSRAQSMMNLSSLPQSARRATRSGLGLDIEGMETSGETPAYDGAGSAPVMVDANVSHPPYAGQDQVYAHVGKPIVGNTLDGYNGCVFAYGQTGSGQ from the coding sequence atgctggcgcctctctctgctcgcagcacctcgcggCGCGCCAGCTTCGCGGAGTCGTTGTCCGCTCGCCGCGCGAGCTCGTCTGCGCACAGCGCTCGCCCACACCTGACGTCGGTCCCTCGCAGTCAGCGGAGCGATTCGATTTGTGCCACGCCAACGCGCTACCGTAGCGAGGTGTCGGCCAGCGCCCGCCAACTGCGCAATGACGTCTACGAGTCTCCAGCGACCACCAAGGCAAACGCCATGAAGGTGTACATCCGCGTCCGCCCCTTCAGCGAGCGTGAAATTGCGCAGAAGGTGACGCCGCACAGCACTGTGCGCATCGACGCCGAGAACCCGTGCGTGATCACCATCCTCGAACCGGCGCGGGCTTTTCGCCCTCTGTCCACTCACATTTTCAACTGCTGCTTCTGGTCTGTCTTTGAAAACGCGAAAGACGGCGTCGAGGGGGATCAGTCCGACATACGCAACGGCGTGGACACGTTCCTCAACGGCGGCATGAACTCTGCTCGCCGCTCTCGCGCGCAGTCGATGATGAACCTCAGCAGTTTGCCGCAGTCCGCCCGCCGCGCCACGCGCTCCGGCTTGGGACTCGATATCGAAGGAATGGAGACCAGTGGCGAGACGCCGGCGTACGACGGCGCCGGCTCGGCACCAGTGATGGTCGACGCCAATGTCAGCCACCCTCCGTATGCGGGGCAGGATCAGGTGTACGCGCACGTCGGCAAGCCCATCGTGGGCAACACCCTCGACGGATACAATGGGTGCGTGTTCGCCTACGGGCAGACGGGCAGCGGGCAG